In the Phormidium ambiguum IAM M-71 genome, GGAATTAATGTCGCCTTCTACTGCTCAAATAGATACAGGAATTAAAAAAGATCTCTATCAGGGAACTTTCCGAACTAGAGATTATTTTGTTTACAATCCTTTTAACCCCGACTCTTTACAAGGATGGCGCTTAAATAGCGAGTTTCAATATCAAGAATTAACGCCAAACGAACAAGGTTGGCTTTGGTGTGAAACCCTGAATTTTTGGTTAGGAACTTGGCAAGGAACAATAGACAGAGAAACTGCTATTTGGTTACGTTTTTACGATCCTTCTGGCAACCTAGTCCCGTTACCAGAAGAAGCCGCCCAACAGCAAGCCGAAGCCGCCCAACAGCAAGCCGAAGCCGCCCAACAGCAAGCTGAAGCCGCCCAACAGCAAGCCGAAGCTGCCCAACAGCAAGCTGAAGCCGAACGTCTACGCGCCGAA is a window encoding:
- a CDS encoding Uma2 family endonuclease, with translation MTVEATQETIIESSVADTWEPPMPPTDLIFDDGVPLESNRHRIAMNVLIRSLQQAWRDRTDFYTGGNMFIYYSSAQARNRDFRGPDFFAVLDVDGIRERQGWVVWEEEGRYPDVIVELMSPSTAQIDTGIKKDLYQGTFRTRDYFVYNPFNPDSLQGWRLNSEFQYQELTPNEQGWLWCETLNFWLGTWQGTIDRETAIWLRFYDPSGNLVPLPEEAAQQQAEAAQQQAEAAQQQAEAAQQQAEAAQQQAEAERLRAERLAARLRELGENPDNF